Proteins encoded together in one Ammospiza caudacuta isolate bAmmCau1 chromosome 27, bAmmCau1.pri, whole genome shotgun sequence window:
- the FMNL1 gene encoding LOW QUALITY PROTEIN: formin-like protein 1 (The sequence of the model RefSeq protein was modified relative to this genomic sequence to represent the inferred CDS: deleted 2 bases in 1 codon), protein MGNAAGGLEGGAAPREPRDHRPQPGAAPAAAAPPPPRQPMPGNAELEERFGRVLNSMNLPPDKMKLLNQYDNEKKWELICDQERFQVKNPPSAYIQKLKSYLDTGGVSRKFKRRVQESTQVLRELEISLRTNYIGWVQEFLNEENKGLDVLLEYLAFAQCSVAYDMESSENSPGSDKGKERSLEDLNRSSSSSPTQGSSKPRPLTVRLNPSHSRKTLRNSRLVSQKDDVHVCIMCLRAIMNYQSGFSLVMNHPACVNEITLSLNNKSARTKALVLELLAAVCLVRGGHDIILAAFDNFKEVCGEKNRFEKLMEYFRNEDSNIDFMVACMQFINIVVHSVENMNFRVFLQYEFTHLGLDQYLETLRLTESDKLQVQIQAYLDNVFDVGAMLEDSETKTAVLEHMEELQEHVSQLTEKLQDAENDSMAKIAELEKQLSQARRELEALREQLSPPRPPSPPCPQPQECYRLALERRLAELEEKGLVQILRGPDGDVAIEIVPVVIETPATPVVSGDSTATTPDAPAPAPAPAPPPPPPPPPPPLPGADPIPPPPPAPPPARGHPHPPQPPPLPGAPLPPPPPPLPGAPEGPVPPPPPPPPLSGEPPAGPGAPSSTNGSVKVKKPIQTKFRMPVFNWVALKPSQIDGTVFTELNDEKVLQELDMSDFEEQFKTKAQGPALDISALKAKATQKAPSKVTLMESNRAKNLAITLRKGGRSVQDICTAIETYDQQALSLDFLELLLRFLPTEYERSLIGKFEREQQAPEELSDEDQFMVRFSKIPRLAERMNVMIFLGSFGDTAQLLMPQLNAIIAASMSLKSSSKLRHILEIVLAFGNYMNSSKRGAAYGFRLQSLDALLEMKSTDRKQTLLHYLVRVIMEKYPELTGFHTELHFLDKAGTVSLDGVLQDVRSLQQGMELTRREFMRQDDSPVLKDFLKVNSEVMEKLQADSKTAKEAYESAVEYFGENPKTSPPTTFFPMFMRFIKAYKKAEQDIELWKKQEAAAKEAESGSPGSEQQPELPVQKARRQQMDMIAELKKRQMVKEPLIYEGKDGAIEDIISDLRNNPYRRGDKARGSAKKRAAGQGLQATPDMAL, encoded by the exons AATTCCATGAACCTGCCTCCGGACAAGATGAAGCTGCTCAACCAGTACGACAACGAGAAGAAGTGGGAGCTGATCTGTGACCAG GAGCGTTTCCAGGTGAAGAACCCCCCGTCTGCCTACATCCAGAAGCTGAAGAGCTACTTGGACACGGGTGGGGTCAGCAGGAAG TTCAAGAGGAGGGTGCAGGAGTCCACACAGGTGCTGCGGGAGCTGGAGATCTCCCTGAGGACCAACTACATCGG CTGGGTCCAGGAGTTCCTCAACGAGGAGAACAAGGGGCTGGACGTGCTGCTGGAGTACCTCGCCTTCGCCCAGTGCTCCGTCGC GTACGACATGGAGAGCTCAGAgaacagccctggctctgacaAGGGCAAGGAGAGGTCCCTGGAGGACCtgaacaggagcagctcctcgtCCCCCACGCAGGGCTCCTCCAAGCCGCGGCCCCTCACTGTAAG GCTGAACCCCTCGCACAGCAGGAAGACGCTGCGCAACTCGCGGCTCGTCAGCCAGAAGGACGATGTCCATGTGTGCATCATGTGCCTCCGCGCCATCATGAACTACCAG TCTGGCTTCAGCCTGGTGATGAACCACCCGGCCTGCGTCAACGAGATCACCCTGAGCCTCAACAACAAGAGTGCCAG GACCAAAGCtctggtgctggagctgctggccgCTGTCTGCCTGGTCCGAGGGGGACACGACATCATCCTGGCTGCCTTTGACAACTTCAAGgag gTCTGCGGGGAGAAGAATCGCTTCGAGAAGCTGATGGAGTATTTCAGAAATGAGGACTCCAACATTGACTTCATG GTGGCCTGCATGCAGTTCATCAACATCGTGGTGCACTCGGTGGAGAACATGAACTTCCGAGTGTTCCTGCAGTACGAGTTCACCCACCTGGGGCTGGACCAGTACCTGGAG ACCCTGCGCCTCACCGAGAGCGACAAGCTGCAGGTGCAGATCCAAGCCTACCTGGACAACGTGTTCGACGTGGGGGCCATGCTGGAGGACTCGGAGACCAAGACGGCGGTGCTGGAGCacatggaggagctgcaggagcacgTCAGCCAG CTGACAGAGAAGCTGCAGGATGCGGAGAACGACTCCATGGCCAAGATAGCggagctggagaagcagctgagcCAGGCGCGGCGGGAGCTGGAGGCGCTGCGG gagcagctgagcccgCCGCGGCCGCCCAGCCCGCCGTGCCCGCAGCCGCAGGAGTGTTACCGGCTGGCGCTGGAGCGGCGGCTGGCGGAGCTCGAGGAGAAGGGGCTGGTGCAGATCCTGCGTGGGCCCGACGGAGACGTCGCCATCGAGATTGTCCCCGTTGTCATAGAAACCCCCGCAACGCCCGTGGTTTCCGGGGACAGCACCGCCACCACCCCAG ATgctccggctccggctccggctccggcCCCACCGCCCCCACCCCCCCCGCCTCCCCCACCCCTACCGGGGGCTGATCCcatcccccccccaccccccgcccccccccctgCCCGCGGGCACCCCCAc cccccccagccccccccccTGCCCGGTGCCCCGCTGCCACCGCCCCCCCCTCCGCTCCCGGGGGCACCAGAGGGCCCCGTGCCGCCCCCTCCGCCACCCCCTCCCCTCAGCGGGGAACCCCCAGCCGGGCCGGGAGCCCCCTCCAGCACCAATGGTTCAG TGAAGGTGAAGAAGCCGATCCAGACCAAGTTCCGCATGCCCGTCTTCAACTGGGTGGCGCTGAAGCCGAGCCAGATCGACGGCACCGTGTTCACGGAGCTCAACGATGAGAAAGTGCTGCAG GAGCTGGACATGAGTGACTTTGAGGAGCAGTTCAAGACCAAGGCTCAGGGCCCTGCCCTGGACATCAGTGCCCTCAAGGCCAAGGCCACGCAGAAGGCGCCCAGCAAGGTGACCCTGATGGAGTCCAACCGCGCCAAGAACTTGGCCATCACCCTGCGCAAGGGCGGCCGCAGCGTCCAGGACATCTGCACGGCCATCGAGAC GTACgaccagcaagccctgagccTCGacttcctggagctgctgctgcgcTTCCTGCCCACCGAGTACGAGCGCAGCCTCATCGGGAAGTTCGAGCGGGAGCAGCAGGCGCCGGAGGAGCTGTCGGACGAGGATCAGTTCATGGTGCGCTTCAGCAAGATCCCGCGGCTGGCCGAGCGCATGAACGTCATGATCTTCCTGGGCAGCTTCGGGGACACGGCCCAGCTGCTGATGCCG CAACTCAACGCCATCATTGCCGCCTCCATGTCCCTCAAGTCCTCCAGCAAACTGCGGCACATCCTCGAG ATCGTCCTGGCCTTCGGGAATTACATGAACAGCAGCAAGAGAGGGGCTGCCTATGGATTCCGACTGCAGAGCCTCGACGCG CTGCTCGAGATGAAGTCCACAGACCGCAAGCAGACGCTGCTGCACTACCTGGTGCGGGTGATCATGGAGAAGTACCCGGAGCTCACCGGCTTCCACACCGAGCTGCACTTCCTCGACAAGGCGGGCACAG TGTCCCTGGACGGGGTCCTGCAGGACGTGCggagcctgcagcagggcaTGGAGCTGACCCGCAGGGAGTTCATGCGGCAGGACGACAGCCCCGTGCTCAAGGACTTCCTCAAGGTCAACTCCGAGGtgatggagaagctgcaggCTGACAGCAAAACCGCCAAG GAAGCCTATGAGTCAGCTGTGGAATATTTTGGGGAGAACCCCAAGACCAGTCCCCCCACCACCTTCTTCCCCATGTTCATGCGCTTCATCAAAGCCTACAAG aaagcagagcaggacatTGAGCTGTGGAAgaagcaggaggctgcagccaagGAGGCAGAATCCGGCTCCCCTGGCAGCGAGCAGCAGCCCGAG ctGCCTGTCCAGAAGGCCAGGAGGCAGCAGATGGACATGATAGctgagctgaagaagcggcaGATGGTGAAGGAGCCGCTCATCTACGAAGGCAAAGATGGGGCCATCGAGGATATAATTTCAG ATCTGCGGAACAACCCGTACCGGCGGGGGGACAAGGCCCGCGGCAGCGCCAAGAAGCGGGCGGCGGGGCAGGGCCTGCAGGCGACGCCGGACATGGCGCTGTGA